The stretch of DNA tttgatttctcAGGACAGACTGTTTTTCCCTGTGGCTGAATCGGCACCGCAGCAGCCCTGGATGAGGTGTTCCCGTCTGGATTACCTTTCTCTGGATTTCAACTCAGCCTCCCCTTCGCCCGTGCTTAAGGTACGCTCCATGGAGATGAGCTGTCAGCAGGATGGAGAAACAAAAATGACGCATCCCCAGGGATGGGAAGCGCTATGTTGCTCTCATTTGATGTTCGAGTTTCAGTCTTGCCCTTTGACTAGGCTGAAACACCCTCAGTTCATTTCTTGAGTCATTCTTGTGTGAATCATTGGTTGGTTTGTGTTGCCCATCTTCACATTGGGGGAACTGCAGTATCTCAGACAGTGACTCATCATATTTCAGGCTTGTCAGCTTTGCAGGAGACTGACTTACTGACAGGAATATCAATGTATTTCCCCCCATGGATCTGAGCAAAGCCATGAGCTCAAACCGCAGCAGAGCTAGGCTCACTTAAATGGTGGTGAAGAGTTCATACTCGATGCATTGGCGAGGGCAGAATGCATATTTATCCTAATCTCACAAGGGATCAGACAGGCATAGCTCCTGTAGCCTAACTGGTAGGGTGCTAACAACCCCAAGGTAATTGGTTAGAGGAAAATCTATATCTGCACTGGAATGTTAGTTGCTAAAAGGATGGGATGAAACTGAGACTTGTATCTCCTTTTTGTGTAACTGAGCTGTGTTTGTCCTCTCAGAAGCCGCTCCTGGCCGACGATCACAAAGTGGACTACGTTCAGGTGGACGAGAAGAAGACTCAGGCCCTTCAGAACACCAAGCTGGAGTGGAAGGATGTCCGGCAGTCCCAGGCATAATGGTGTCCCAGAGAGACGAGCAAGAAAGAGAGCCATCTGTTGCTCTCCAAAGCACTGCGAAGCATAGACTTACAAggaccaaacccaacccctaacagCACAACCACCTGGATGGCAAAGAGAGCAATAACTAACACCTAACCTAACTGCCCGGCGTTCACCGTCACCAAAGGGGTCGAAAACAAGCCTGTTAGCTTGTCACGACCAACATTTACAGACAGCAgagggttttctttttttttttacgtttcaGCAACACAAGGTCACCAGCGAGCTCTACTCTCCATGAGGCTCCATGGGGCCTGGACCAGATTTGGCTTATTTGTGCCTCACAGCTGGCCTTTTGAGTGTACACTgtgaaggaggaggacagaggacataGTACTGTGAAAGCTACTCAAATATGCCAAATGAAGACACAAGAACATCACAACTGCAGACACAAAGTCCCTCTCAGCTGTGCTGCAGCCTCGTTCATTTCAACTACTGATTGTACTGGCTTGTAAATATGAAGAAGTTGACTGTCTATCATTATTATGCCTTCATAACAGGAAAATACATACTCAGAAAATCACACTGTAGCTTTTTATCAGCAACAATGATATGCATTAATATATTATAACTCACTGCTGGGTGCAGAAGGTGATTTGTAAATATCTATTGTACATATTTtgaatctgtgtttgtgtgtgtgtgtgtgtgtgtgtgtgtgtgtgtgtgtgtgtgtgtatgtgtgtgtgtgtgtagagagaaagacggagagagagagagagagcgagaaagagagagagagcctataCTTTTGTCTATATTTATCTAAATGGCAGCACTTGTGTAATATCTCGTAACAGAATCTGGTTAATAAGAGACCTAGATGACCTGTGTTACCTGTGGTACCAATTACACAAACCTCTATGACTTACAATTAAGTTCCTTATCATTTCAGTAATGCAAGCACTTTTCTGAAGTACAGATATATCGCTTTGAGATATGCATTAAAGTCCCTTTTTTCAAGACATTCTCTTGAGTCACCAGTGAAAAGGAACATCAAAAAATGGATGACAAAAGAAATTCCTGCAGGTTAATAAGACAgtaatttttttcttcaaagatGCTGATTGCTGTATTATATGTACACTGTCGTGTATGCAATGGTGCATAATCGAGATTATTTACATGTCAAAATAAATcacttttttaaataaatgctgGATAGCTTACCTTTTGTTGTTACATTATGAAAAGCCATATTTTGAGAGAAAAGATAATTGCAGTGCATTTATAAGAccaaattatttttaaatatcaGTTGAGTGAATGCATTTTGTGCATATATGCTCATGTAAATACTGTAGAGGTTAGCGATAGATGCCGTAGCAGTACTATTTATGTTATTAGTTGGGAAGTGAGCTTCATTTTTGTATGTTGACCCTGAAATATGAAATTATGATGTAATTGGTCAAAATCAGAATTCACACAATGGCAATGATATGGATAGAAATAATTCATATGTGAATTAGCTACATTATAGAATATAATGAAGATGAATGCAAACATGAGGATAAATACCTTATGAATATTAATACTCCAGTAAAAAATGAATAACAGTCACAGAAAGTACCCACCTTTTGTCCCAAAACACACTAGCCTATCATATTATTTGTCGTGGAAACTATATACTTTTGTGATGGATTGTTTTTCCAGCCGGCTTCTAAGGCGAAGCTCTGGGTTTGAGGTGGGATGAATGAATGTTATTAAAACTATAGATAGTggttaagatgttattaaaacTATAGATAGAATGGTTAAGATGTTATTACAATTGTAGATAGAGTGGTTAAGATGTTATTACAATTGTAGATAGAGTGGTTAAGATGTTATTACAATTGTAGATAGAATggttaagatgttattaaaacTATAGATAGAGTGGTTAAGATgttattacaattatagatagAGTggttaagatgttattaaaacTATAGATAGAGTggttaagatgttattaaaacAATAGGTGCGCCTAATGTATTCCCTCGAGAGTTCGTCATGCAATCGAAAGACAACAGCAAAAACATCCATAGAGCCAAACCAAATCTGTGGTGTCCATAGCGAGATTTATTATGAAATAATGAAACGTCGGATGTCAATCAAATCACCAAGTCAAAAAACATTTAACtgatatttctttttaaaacatgacAATACAGTGCTTACTTCATTTGGCACGTTGCACATTTCATTTCCTCTAAATGTCTCCTTGACGCATGATCATATTCTTCAAAGTGTAGGCTATCTgggttttttttaaagctgattTATCAAACTCGTGCACACTTTCTTTAGTCCATCACATAAATGTCAAAATAGCTAAATTAAAATTACACCATAACAGAAGAAATAATCTAATTTCAAAAGACGTTGTATTTTTTATTAACTGAACTAAATACTAACGTTCAAAAGTTATCAGTTACAATATGAGGAGGTGACATCTCGCTTGTATATCAGGTGTGAATCCCCAACGACATGTTGTGCTAATTCAGATTAGCATGATTTTATTAGCAAAACTGCAATGCTGCCAAGAGAGCAAAAGTAATACTTAATGATATTGAAATGGTAGAATTAAGAGCAAACTTCAAATAATAAGAAGCAGCCTTTGTCCTGCTGTCATGTTTTGGATCGTATAGCCTACTGGCCCAAAGAGTTTGTCAAGTTATAGAACCCAATGTGTCCACAACAAACCACGCACTGTCAACAACAGCAAACATAATAGCCAGATCCATACCAAGCCAGATCGGAGCCAGAATTCGCTGCCTTCTTGGTAGTGATAGTGATGACAACAGCAGACAATACATACAGGTGCATTTAGGGGGGCAGTGATGATGACCCCGAGTTCTTTTTCCGCCATGTCCGCGGGATCCGTTTTGTTGTAGATGGTAGAACTCAAAGTGGTCAGAGAAATAGCATAACAGAGAACAGTCTATTCAAGGTCTGTAAATACCATAGTAATCCATAATAACGTAATGTTCAGAGCAATGGTAAGCTTGGATAACTGCTTCAAAATTacatacataaaacaaaacataaatagCCTATTATTTTTATGATATGACTACCCTGTCAACAGCATTCTGTTCAGCTGTGATACATTGTCAGTGACTTGTACtgatctttttttgtctttgaccCGTAAGAATATAATTGCACAAAGAATACCTGCAATGAACATTTCATGCAGAGATAACAGAAGAGTCAGCAGACTTTAATTAAagataacccacaataaataATAGCGGGATTGATTGATCAGGATTTGTAGAGCATTTTACAGACATAATgttgaagagaaagagagcaatagagagacagagatgggtaAAATGCCCAATAAAGTCACAGTGCACTGTAGGACACATCCAGATTGATTGGCACAATTGTCAGGTTAATGGTTAGTGCTTCTTCAGGTTAAAACCATTTTTGTTTCTACTGTTCTTGTGAGGAAAACAGAATAATATGCATCCTTTTTCTGAAATCCTTCTGAGATGAAAGGATTTTGGTTTCTTGCAGGCAGCCTGCACAAGGTAGGAGCAGTTCCAGTTGCAGTATCCACTCTGTGCCACTGGTCTTGCTGCGGTGCTAGTCTTCCTTGCCTTGGTGCTGATAGTGTACTTTTAGCTATGATAGTGTTGAAGTGTTGCTCACAATTTTGTTGTGCTGTCCTGATGATGAAGTACGAGTCATGTTAGTATCATAGCATCAGTATAGTGTCAGCTTTGTGTTGGTGCTGCCACTGTTTCCACTGATATGATGTTGGCATGGTGATGTGATTGTGATGGTGTAGATGCTCAAATGAATGTGTCCTATAGGTAATGTCTGATAAATGTGTGGTTGTAGATTATGTGAAAATACTCATCTAGTCCTAGCCACGTTGGTGTGGTCTTGTCTTgtcctgttttgtttgtgtttgttttttgtggtgTAGCACCTGAAGTGTGTTTCCAActgtggtgtttgagtgtgttgtgcGGTGCCAGGTGTGTTGATAAAAGTGAGCAGTCTGCATACGGTGGGAATGAGTACAACTAACGCATTCCACCGgaacccctcctcctctttccaaACAGCTGCCATCATTTGGGTCCTTTCCTCACAACATAGCCTGGTATTCTCTTTCCAAAAAGTCAAGAATAAATTAGATGAAGAATAGTGCTTTTTtcagagaagaaggagaaaaaaaaaacagctgtcctttttttttgtcctctaaTCCCTGTTTGGGAGGGAGTTTATTTCTTAAAGGGGGCTAGTCGGCTGAGGTTTTGCCAGAATGGGGACGTGCTCCTCTTGGGTTCCCCGTACTCGTAGCCGTCGGCCTGGCACATCCCGTCTGGCAGCAAGTACGGACCTAGGTTCATGGGGTCCAGAGGAGGAGGGTACGCCGGGGGCCCGGAGCGACCTGCACCAGAGGCAGTGAGGCAGACGACCatgtcaggacacacagaaacacaggcaagGCAGCAATCAAAGACCAGGACAACATCATGCAAGAcataagagagagggggtacaATAAGCAGAGTCAAATGAAAAAAGATTGAATGGCGaaataaaaaaggaacaaaataATAGACAAAGTATACTCATATATAAACAgcatgaaaaaaaggaaaaagcaaAAATGAAACATCTTTAAACATCAAACATCTTGCAGTGATTTGGCTTAGATAATCAAGTCAAGAAAAAAAAGGCCACTGGATATAGCAGCAAAGCTACATGATAAGCCTGAACTGTTTTCCACATCTTGAAACTTCTTTTAAAGACCAAAGCTAACGCCACTGAATTCAGGCTGTGCTGTCTCTTTGATAAGTCCTACCTTTCTGCTTCGTCGCTCGCCGCACCGTCATAGCTGCCTGTCGCTTCTGATATTCTGAAATCTCAAATCCTAAAACGAGACATGGCATTGATCCATTTACAAATACCAATTGCAGTGAAATAAAAAAGCTATGTCACTTCAtaactcaagcacacacacacatgacctaattctagagacagaaaaagagagaaaaaagataaaTATGTAGATATAGCCATAGATATGCAAAACATATATGAGTTTGTATGCCATCCATAAAAACTATTTTTAGATTATTGAAACAGATACAGTCATGTGGCAGTGTGAGTTTTGAAAGACTGATTTCAGTGACGAGACACAGCGTCTCACTCTAGACTCATACCCATCTTTTCATCTTCCTGCACCATTTTGCGTTCCTCGTGGAAGGCTCGCAGCCAGCGGATCTTCTCCTCCAGCTTTTTGGATATGAAGAGGTGGATGTCCTCACACTCCCTGTGGCGCAGCTTGAAGGCGTTCTTCACACTCACATTAAAGTCGTCGTCGCGCCCATCAGCGGCGTCCACCACCTCGTAGTGGTCCATATCTATGCGCCCCTTGTAGTACAAGACGTCTCTGCGAATGAGatcctgagagagaaagagagaagtggaagTGTGTTGTTGCATATCACTCAAAGTTGATCTCGGGTGCCACCTggactgttttgtgtgtgtggccacgtTAGGGAGGTAGGGAGGTGGTATCGCCATCATTCTGACCTTTCAGTAGCCCTCTGGGTCCTTGTGTGTTTTCGgtctctacacatacacacagcttggGTGAAATCTAGAAATCTATCAAGAAATCTATCTATCAAGGGTAAAATGTATCTCAGGTAAGAGGAAGGAGCTGGGTTGCTTTTGATTGGAAACATGAAAAGGATTACAAGGATTACAAAATGGTGTGGAAAATATACTCCAACTCTGATGGCAATGCTAATGCAGGCTATCAAGTGCAGGACAGTATCCAGGTCAGCTGAGAGAGCGGAGCATGTGTAAGCCCAGGTCTAATTCAGAGTAATCTATTTTGGAGAGATATTCTGGGCGTGATTTCATTTCTCATTTCCTCCTAATCCCCTGTCCCCATTTTtcctcactctcccccctctctccattcctaCCTTTTTGCACAGGACCAAGTGATGGTCAAACAGGAAGAAGACTCGGGTCTGGCTCCTCCCATACGGCTGGTAGATCCAGGACAACTCCCCCGTGTAGACCAGCTCCGAGCTGCGATCCAAAATATCctctccctgcacacacacacacacacacgcacacacacacacacgagcacacagagccaaacatagacatgcacacgtAGAGAAGACCAAGAGCAGGAGAGCAACATCAAATACAGGGAATAGCATCCAAacgtgtacatacacacacacacacacacacacataacatgaacaaacacacacaaaacacaaacacacacacacacaaaacatgaacacacaaaacacaaacacactcacacacacacacacactcaaaacacgaaacacaaacacacacacacacacacaaaacacaaacacacacacacacacacacacaaaacacacacacacacacacacacacacacacacaaaacacaaacagacacacacacaaaacacaaacacacacacacacaaaacacaaatacacacacacacacacacacacacacacacacacaaaacacaaacacacacacacacacgcatggctTGACTCTCTAACATGTCCCTCCCCTCTTCACGACAGCTGTGATGCGTTTCCCTTCCGTGCGCGTGACTCAGTGAACGGGACTCACTGGGGAAGAGTGACGCACTTCACAGGCCACCTGACAGTGATGCCACAGAGTGCTGCGGATGCTGACCCTGAAACGTTGTGACCCGTGAACCACACTCCACTCCATCCAGCCCTGCACTCGGCCCCCCAGAGGTGCACGCCATTACAAAATGTCCCAGAGTGACACGATATGACAGGCCTGTGTGCCAAAGTGCTCTAGTTCTGCGTACAGGTTGGATGTTCTGCGATCCACGTGCATTTGCTAACCCACGGTTCACCCTGGAGGGGGGAAGCCGACTGTCACTTGTAATCCTCCCCAGCCAAACTTGTAGTGGTGTTGTCTAACCATGTTTGTGAAGATTACAGAGACTGGAGGCCGATGAGGACCCCTCGGACCCCACCTTTGCCTGCTGAGCTCCTGAGTTTAAAAGGATGTAGTATAGTTGCTGGGTCTTACCTCCCAGTCCAGTACTGATGCCTGCCATTGCGCAATTTTGTCGATGTTCTCCAGGCGACGTTTCCGTTCATTGATCTGCTGAGTAACGTTCCTCATCACAGCAAGTGCTGCTGCTACATACCGGTAATCACTAGGACAGTGAGACAAGCAGACATGGAGAAAGATGCTTCATGAGTGCCCAATAAGAACAGGCCATTGCAAATAATATGGATGAGGCTATAAGAGAGTACATTTTTTCACAGAACATATCATTAGTTCACATGTAATAAAATACATATACGTGTGTAAACACCATGCTCAGAAGTAGAACATGAAGTAGGCAGTATAAGCAGTGTAGAGATGAATCAAGTCTTTAGCTTAGATGTTTGGTGGGCCCTACCTGTGATCCTGGACAGTGTACTTCAGCAGCTCGGACAGCTGCAGTGGGTATTTACAGATCTTCTGTACTGGTGTGAGCAGAAAGCCGTCAATGGCAATGTCCATCATCTGCTGCTCCATCCGGCAGGCGTCGAAAAAGTGCTGGAAACGTGCATCTCGCATTAGCCTGGCCAGCTCCATGGAGGCGTCCACGTGGTTGTTGCAGTACTCCGAGTAAATCCAAAACCCATCTTGCTGTGTAcatgaacacagaaacaaaacatccaaacaaacaaaacccccAACTTATTTTTTTCGCAAATTGTAGCCACTTTTAGTCTTAGCAAATcagtaacagaaaaaaaattgtggTGGAAATGGGGCATAGCCTAAGAGTCACAAAGAAGTCCTCTAAGTTCCCTGGGTTACACAGTGCAGACATGGCATTGTGAAGGCCAGCCACCTGAGTGACTGGCCTGGATGACAAGTGAGTCTGACTCGTTTTTCGACAAGATATTTTCCCAACAGAATTATTTTGCtgatgttattttaaggtataaAAACATGTCATAGAGATGCTTTCATGTTTTTTGTATGTAGCAGTAAGTCAAAGATATACAATTAgccaaattcattttttttttcaattgctTACAAGTACAGCAGCCATTTCTTCTGCATGATTATTATCTATGTCTGGCTATGTGTCTATCATTAACATCATTTACATGTAAAGTGACTCACGTGTTCTAGAAAGCATGGTCCAATTTCGCTGAGATGTGGCTCTTCTGTGTTGAACTGCTTCTCCAAGTCCCTCACAAAGCCAATCTGGAATCTGTAGATGTCTTCGACGTTCCCGAAAATCACTTTAAGCTGGTCCTCATTAAACATGTCCCTTCGCTTTTTGCAGTGTCTCAGGTAACCCTGCACAGGAGAGAGGCACATTTATGTAGTTTACCACTTGATTCTAAAGAGATGTTTTTACAAGGTGGGTTTGAAAAACCCCTAcctccattatacacacaaaaaaccctTTTAGAAGAAAGAGGCCTCTTTTCCTGACATGAGAGAACCACATATGTGAAGCGCCTGCAATCTTAAAAACGCTATTAGTTGTCAAAGTCTGTGCAACGTGTTACACTGTAAAAAGGATAAACTGTGCGACTGCATGACTCATAACTGCTCAGGCGTCACCTATGTAACTCATGGAATTCGGCTTTGTCAGTGAGGTCTTCATCAATTTCAGTGAACTGTATGTGTACTTTTAAATGAAACATTATTGTACCATAATGAATAatgattcatttaaaaaaaaaaaaaaaaaacatgccacagtGCTACTGCCACTGACTTGTTTTGCTATCTCTACCCAGAGCAGAAATGCAGTAGAACTGCCTGCAC from Clupea harengus chromosome 8, Ch_v2.0.2, whole genome shotgun sequence encodes:
- the arhgef9a gene encoding rho guanine nucleotide exchange factor 9 isoform X2; the encoded protein is MAPEMLMTLLISAGSIVSAEAVWDHVTMADRELAFKAGDVIKVLDASNKDWWWGQIDNDEGWFPASFVRVETHSPQSQTKQLFYINPIAAPRLSNTSPKLWVNQDESGALEAVEGPSEVHNGHGESSPNPSDCLCLGQPLQNRDQMRANVINEIMSTERHYIKHLKDICEGYLRHCKKRRDMFNEDQLKVIFGNVEDIYRFQIGFVRDLEKQFNTEEPHLSEIGPCFLEHQDGFWIYSEYCNNHVDASMELARLMRDARFQHFFDACRMEQQMMDIAIDGFLLTPVQKICKYPLQLSELLKYTVQDHSDYRYVAAALAVMRNVTQQINERKRRLENIDKIAQWQASVLDWEGEDILDRSSELVYTGELSWIYQPYGRSQTRVFFLFDHHLVLCKKDLIRRDVLYYKGRIDMDHYEVVDAADGRDDDFNVSVKNAFKLRHRECEDIHLFISKKLEEKIRWLRAFHEERKMVQEDEKMGFEISEYQKRQAAMTVRRATKQKGRSGPPAYPPPLDPMNLGPYLLPDGMCQADGYEYGEPKRSTSPFWQNLSRLAPFKK
- the arhgef9a gene encoding rho guanine nucleotide exchange factor 9 isoform X1, whose protein sequence is METGERERVRVHSDRGGYPVIQHGPRDVNDLISAGSIVSAEAVWDHVTMADRELAFKAGDVIKVLDASNKDWWWGQIDNDEGWFPASFVRVETHSPQSQTKQLFYINPIAAPRLSNTSPKLWVNQDESGALEAVEGPSEVHNGHGESSPNPSDCLCLGQPLQNRDQMRANVINEIMSTERHYIKHLKDICEGYLRHCKKRRDMFNEDQLKVIFGNVEDIYRFQIGFVRDLEKQFNTEEPHLSEIGPCFLEHQDGFWIYSEYCNNHVDASMELARLMRDARFQHFFDACRMEQQMMDIAIDGFLLTPVQKICKYPLQLSELLKYTVQDHSDYRYVAAALAVMRNVTQQINERKRRLENIDKIAQWQASVLDWEGEDILDRSSELVYTGELSWIYQPYGRSQTRVFFLFDHHLVLCKKDLIRRDVLYYKGRIDMDHYEVVDAADGRDDDFNVSVKNAFKLRHRECEDIHLFISKKLEEKIRWLRAFHEERKMVQEDEKMGFEISEYQKRQAAMTVRRATKQKGRSGPPAYPPPLDPMNLGPYLLPDGMCQADGYEYGEPKRSTSPFWQNLSRLAPFKK
- the arhgef9a gene encoding rho guanine nucleotide exchange factor 9 isoform X4 produces the protein METGERERVRVHSDRGGYPVIQHGPRDVNDLWVNQDESGALEAVEGPSEVHNGHGESSPNPSDCLCLGQPLQNRDQMRANVINEIMSTERHYIKHLKDICEGYLRHCKKRRDMFNEDQLKVIFGNVEDIYRFQIGFVRDLEKQFNTEEPHLSEIGPCFLEHQDGFWIYSEYCNNHVDASMELARLMRDARFQHFFDACRMEQQMMDIAIDGFLLTPVQKICKYPLQLSELLKYTVQDHSDYRYVAAALAVMRNVTQQINERKRRLENIDKIAQWQASVLDWEGEDILDRSSELVYTGELSWIYQPYGRSQTRVFFLFDHHLVLCKKDLIRRDVLYYKGRIDMDHYEVVDAADGRDDDFNVSVKNAFKLRHRECEDIHLFISKKLEEKIRWLRAFHEERKMVQEDEKMGFEISEYQKRQAAMTVRRATKQKGRSGPPAYPPPLDPMNLGPYLLPDGMCQADGYEYGEPKRSTSPFWQNLSRLAPFKK
- the arhgef9a gene encoding rho guanine nucleotide exchange factor 9 isoform X3, which translates into the protein METGERERVRVHSDRGGYPVIQHGPRDVNDLISAGSIVSAEAVWDHVTMADRELAFKAGDVIKVLDASNKDWWWGQIDNDEGWFPASFVRLWVNQDESGALEAVEGPSEVHNGHGESSPNPSDCLCLGQPLQNRDQMRANVINEIMSTERHYIKHLKDICEGYLRHCKKRRDMFNEDQLKVIFGNVEDIYRFQIGFVRDLEKQFNTEEPHLSEIGPCFLEHQDGFWIYSEYCNNHVDASMELARLMRDARFQHFFDACRMEQQMMDIAIDGFLLTPVQKICKYPLQLSELLKYTVQDHSDYRYVAAALAVMRNVTQQINERKRRLENIDKIAQWQASVLDWEGEDILDRSSELVYTGELSWIYQPYGRSQTRVFFLFDHHLVLCKKDLIRRDVLYYKGRIDMDHYEVVDAADGRDDDFNVSVKNAFKLRHRECEDIHLFISKKLEEKIRWLRAFHEERKMVQEDEKMGFEISEYQKRQAAMTVRRATKQKGRSGPPAYPPPLDPMNLGPYLLPDGMCQADGYEYGEPKRSTSPFWQNLSRLAPFKK